The Miscanthus floridulus cultivar M001 chromosome 7, ASM1932011v1, whole genome shotgun sequence genome includes a region encoding these proteins:
- the LOC136463512 gene encoding uncharacterized protein, with protein sequence MSDDVVWHCIRHGHCSFMAKIETGIFCRNPYNATGICNRSSCPLANSRYATIRDHDGIFYLYMKTAERAHLPTKLWERVKLPRNYEKAIEVINNHLEFWPKLLVHKLKRRLTKMTQYRIRMRKLHLKVREKLMNVPTKKTKIDISKEMKADIAAQIDKCIQSELLERMKNGFYSKIHNYPFIDFDYIVKLDEHHDVHVLEDEEENKIEYIEADEIETEMDDMEDFEGLLKGYADADEHVAKKQKRAQIGRRSTKVMSELEHDEEDTNRKQRTLL encoded by the exons ATGAGCGACGACGTGGTATGGCACTGCATCCGCCACGGCCACTGCAGCTTCATGGCCAA GATCGAAACGGGCATCTTCTGCCGGAACCCCTACAACGCTACGGGCATCTGCAACCGGAGTTCATGCCCCCTCGCCAACAGCCGCTATGCCACCATACGCGATCACGATG GTATTTTTTACTTGTACATGAAAACTGCTGAAAGAGCTCATCTACCAACTAAACTGTGGGAGAGGGTTAAATTGCCAAGGAACTACGAGAAAGCAATAGAAGTTATCAACAACCATCTT GAATTTTGGCCAAAGTTACTTGTGCATAAACTCAAGCGGCGCCTAACAAAAATGACTCAGTATCGAATAAGAATGAGGAAACTTCATCTGAAAGTGAG GGAGAAGTTAATGAATGTACCCACGAAGAAGACTAAGATTGATATCAGCAAAGAGATGAAAGCTGACATAGCTGCACAAATTGATAAG TGTATTCAAAGCGAATTACTCGAACGTATGAAGAATGGTTTCTACAGTAAAATACACAATTATCCCTTCATTGATTTTGATTATATTGTTAAACTAGATGAACATCATGATGTTCATGTCTTAGAGGATGAAGAG GAAAATAAGATAGAGTACATTGAAGCTGATGAAATCGAAACAGAGATGGATGACATGGAGGACTTTGAAGGCCTTCTTAAAG GTTACGCAGATGCAGATGAGCATGTAGCAAAGAAACAAAAGAGAGCACAGATTGGGAGAAGGTCTACGAAGGTTATGAGTGAG TTGGAACATGATGAAGAGGACACGAATCGCAAACAAAGGACGCTACTGTGA